A DNA window from Salvelinus fontinalis isolate EN_2023a chromosome 28, ASM2944872v1, whole genome shotgun sequence contains the following coding sequences:
- the hmgcra gene encoding 3-hydroxy-3-methylglutaryl-CoA reductase a translates to MLTGLFRMHGMLVASHPWEVIVGTVTLTICMMSMNMFTGNDQICGWNYDCPKMEELVLSSDIIILTITRCIAIVYIYFQFQNLRQLGSKYILGIAGLFTIFSSFVFSTVVIHFLDKELTGLNEALPFFLLLIDLSKACALAKYALSSNSQDEVRDNIARGMAVLGPTFTLDALVECLVIGVGTMSGVRQLEIMCCFGCMSVLANYFVFMTFFPACVSLVLELSRESQEGHPIWQLGHFSRVMEEEEDNKPNPVTQRVKMIMSLGLVMVHAHSRWIADPLSLNSNLDVSQVDSMSLDNHLPKRIDPERPLWQFYMSRLASMDIEQVICLGLALLLAVKYIFFEQVEHESTLSLKSPLSQGPDRAPRWSTDQCCRKEVAPPRPPKSPLRTATPTPPALAEATKEERAEVIRPLPTPTTEPQPTFRLGSMEEERESQAECPRAEPSQPSLPSDPRPLEECLTILKNPEMGARFLSDDEVVVLVNSKHIPSYKLEAMMERPERGVSIRRHMISSKLPNSSALSSLPYLDYDYSKVMGTCCENVIGYMPIPVGVAGPLHLDGKQFQVPMATTEGCLVASTNRGCRAISLGGGASSRILADGMTRGPVIRCPSACLAAEVKGWLESTDGFQAIKDAFDHTSRFARLQKLMIGLAGRNLYIRFQSRTGDAMGMNMISKGTEQALARLQEQYPELVVLAVSGNYCTDKKPAAINWIEGRGKSAVCEATIPAKVVREVLKTSTEALVDVNINKNLVGSAMAGSIGGYNAHAANLVAAIYIACGQDPAQTVGSSNCITLMETSGPTGEDLYISCTMPSIELGTVGGGTILAPQQACLQMLGVQGASQECPGENARQLARVVCGTVLAGELSLMAALAAGHLVKSHMTHNRSKVNLQETTPGTCTKKAS, encoded by the exons ATGCTGACTGGTCTGTTCCGTATGCACGGCATGCTGGTGGCCTCCCACCCCTGGGAGGTGATCGTAGGCACTGTCACCCTCACCATCTGCATGATGTCCATGAACATGTTCACCGGCAACGACCAGATATGTGGCTGGAACTACGACTGCCCCAAAATGGAGGAG CTGGTTCTAAGCAGTGACATCATCATTCTGACCATCACACGGTGCATAGCCATCGTGTACATCTACTTCCAGTTCCAAAATCTACGGCAACTAGGTTCCAAATATATTCTTG GTATCGCTGGACTATTCACCATATTCTCCAGCTTCGTATTCAGTACTGTCGTGATTCACTTCCTGGATAAAGAGCTCACTGGCCTCAA TGAGGCCTTACCTTTCTTCCTGCTTCTAATCGACCTCTCCAAAGCATGCGCTCTCGCCAAGTACGCACTCAGCTCTAACTCACAG GACGAGGTGCGCGACAACATCGCCCGTGGCATGGCAGTCCTGGGGCCCACGTTCACTCTGGATGCCCTGGTGGAATGCCTGGTGATCGGGGTGGGCACCATGTCAG GTGTACGACAGTTGGAGATCATGTGTTGTTTTGGCTGCATGTCTGTCCTGGCCAACTACTTTGTCTTCATGACGTTCTTCCCTGCCTGCGTCTCCCTGGTCCTAGAG CTGTCCAGGGAGAGTCAGGAGGGTCACCCCATCTGGCAGCTGGGCCACTTCTCCCGcgtgatggaggaagaggaggataacAAGCCCAACCCTGTCACCCAGAGAGTCAAGATGATCATG TCTCTGGGCCTGGTAATGGTGCACGCCCACAGCCGTTGGATCGCcgaccctctctccctcaactcCAACCTGGACGTCTCCCAGGTGGACTCCATGTCCCTGGACAACCATTTACCCAAGAGGATCGACCCCGAGAGACCCCTCTGGCAGTTCTACATGTCAAG GTTGGCCAGCATGGATATAGAGCAGGTGATCTGTCTGGGTCTGGCCCTGCTGCTGGCCGTCAAGTATATCTTCTTTGAACAAGTAGAGCATGAGTCTACCCTGTCTCTGAAGAGCCCCCTGTCCCAGGGGCCCGACCGTGCTCCCCGCTGGAGCACAGACCAGTGCTGCAGGAAGGAGGTTGCCCCTCCCCGCCCCCCCAAATCCCCCCTCAGGACCGCCACCCCCACACCCCCCGCCCTGGCTGAGGCCACCAAGGAGGAGAGAG CCGAGGTGATCCGGCCGCTGCCTACCCCGACCACCGAACCCCAGCCCACCTTCCGTCTGGGCtctatggaggaggagagagagagccaggcggAGTGCCCCAGAGCAGAACCCTCTCAGCCCAGCCTACCCTCAGACCCCAGACCATTGGAGGAGTGCCTGACCATCCTGAAAAACCCTGAG ATGGGAGCCCGATTCCTGAGCGATGATGAGGTGGTGGTTCTGGTCAACTCTAAACACATCCCTTCCTACAAGCTGGAGGCCATGatggagagaccagagagaggggtaTCCATCCGGAGACACATGATCTCCTCCAAGCTCCCCAactcctctgccctctcctctctgccataCCTAGACTACGACTACTCTAAG GTGATGGGGACCTGCTGTGAGAATGTGATTGGATACATGCCCATTCCAGTAGGCGTGGCCGGGCCTCTTCACCTCGATGGGAAGCAGTTCCAGGTCCCCATGGCGACCACAGAAGGCTGCCTGGTGGCTAGCACCAACCGGGGCTGTCGTGCTATCTCC ttgGGTGGTGGTGCCAGCAGTCGTATCCTGGCGGACGGGATGACCCGGGGTCCTGTGATTAGGTGCCCGTCGGCCTGCCTGGCTGCAGAGGTCAAGGGCTGGCTGGAGAGCACCGACGGATTCCAGGCCATCAAGGACGCCTTCGACCACACCAGCAG GTTTGCTCGTCTGCAGAAGCTCATGATTGGTCTCGCTGGTAGAAACCTTTACATCCGCTTCCAGTCCAGAACAGGAGACGCCATGGGAATGAACATGATCTCTAAG GGAACAGAGCAGGCTCTGGCCAGGTTACAGGAGCAGTATCCTGAGCTGGTGGTTCTGGCAGTCAGTGGGAACTACTGCACCGACAAGAAGCCTGCAGCCATCAACTGGATCGAGGGCCGGGGAAAGTCTGCTGTGTGCGAGGCCACCATCCCAGCTAAAGTGGTCAGAGAG GTGTTGAAGACCAGCACGGAAGCCCTGGTTGATGTCAACATTAACAAGAACCTAGTAGGATCAGCCATGGCTGGAAGCATCGGTGGCTACAATGCCCACGCAGCCAACCTAGTTGCGGCCATCTACATCGCCTGTGGCCAG GACCCAGCCCAGACGGTGGGTAGCAGTAACTGCATCACTCTGATGGAGACGTCAGGGCCTACAGGAGAAGACCTCTACATCAGCTGTACCATGCCTTCCATAGAGCTGGGTACTGTAGGAGGAGGAACCATCCTGGCACCACAGCAAGCCTGTCTGCag ATGCTGGGCGTACAAGGTGCTAGTCAGGAGTGCCCTGGGGAGAACGCCAGGCAGCTGGCCAGGGTGGTGTGTGGCACGGTGTTGGCCGGTGAGCTGTCGCTCATGGCTGCCCTCGCCGCCGGGCACCTCGTCAAGAGTCACATGACCCACAACAG GTCCAAGGTAAACCTGCAGGAAACAACCCCAGGTACCTGTACCAAGAAGGCATCTTGA